A single Apodemus sylvaticus chromosome 20, mApoSyl1.1, whole genome shotgun sequence DNA region contains:
- the LOC127671206 gene encoding olfactory receptor 6C3-like, which produces MKNHTVPTEFILLGLSDDPGLQVVIFLFLILMYILSITGNLTIITLTLVDPHLQTPMYFFLRNFSVLEITFTTVCIPRFLSTIVTRDKTISYNNCTAQLFFFIFMGITEFYLLTAMSYDRYVAICKPLHYTTIMNRRVCVLLVFSAWLAGFLNIFPPVILFLQLDYCGSNVIDHFACDYFPLLQLSCSDTWLLEVIGFYSAIVILLFTLALIILSYMFIVKTILKLPSVSQRKKAFSTCSSHMIVISISYGSCIFMYANPSAKERASLTKGVAILNTSVAPMMNPFIYTLRNQQVKQAFKDSIQKVVLFSGKGKHL; this is translated from the coding sequence ATGAAAAACCACACAGTGCCCACAGAATTCATTCTATTGGGACTGTCAGATGACCCTGGGCTTCAGGTTGTGATCTTCCTCTTTTTAATTCTCATGTACATACTAAGCATCACTGGAAACTTGACCATAATCACCCTCACCTTGGTAGACCCTCATCTACAAACCCCCATGTATTTCTTCCTCAGGAACTTCTCTGTTCTAGAAATAACCTTTACAACTGTCTGTATCCCTAGATTTCTAAGCACAATTGTTACCAGAGACAAAACTATTTCCTACAATAATTGCACAGCTCAGCTGTTTTTCTTCATCTTCATGGGCATCACTGAATTTTACCTTCTAACAGCTATGTCttatgatcgctatgtggccatctgcaaacCACTGCACTACACAACCATCATGAACAGAAGGGTCTGTGTATTGCTGGTTTTCTCTGCCTGGCTGGCAGGGTTCCTAAACATCTTCCCCCCTGTCATTCTCTTTCTTCAGTTAGACTACTGCGGCTCCAATGTCATTGATCACTTTGCTTGTGACTACTTCCCCCTCTTGCAGTTATCCTGTTCAGACACATGGCTCCTGGAAGTTATCGGGTTTTATTCTGCAATAGTGATACTGCTCTTCACATTAGCGTTGATCATTCTTTCCTACATGTTCATCGTCAAGACAATTTTGAAACTTCCATCTGTCAGTCAGAGGAAAAAGGCTttctccacctgctcctcccaCATGATTGTCATTTCCATCTCATATGGCAGCTGCATTTTCATGTATGCCAACCCTTCTGCCAAAGAAAGAGCGTCATTGACCAAAGGAGTAGCTATTCTCAATACTTCTGTGGCTCCTATGATGAATCCATTTATCTATACCCTGAGGAACCAGCAAGTGAAGCAAGCCTTTAAGGACAGCATCCAAAAAGTAGTACTTTTCTCtggcaaaggaaaacatttgtaa